The following proteins come from a genomic window of Halorussus halophilus:
- a CDS encoding helix-turn-helix domain-containing protein — protein MIDITMDMEQYDCPFIDTTDDHEVAFSAIQWDFDRVEEQLETRMVVEGDDRSALDAGLGALDDHDNMRDYKLLTRRDNVARIRTVISETDAMGTIRENGGYVTGPFYIESGSEVWHVGFDGVEEADTTLSELERGNEYDVLERKNTELPEMQGFVQNAGAAMTLIEGCRDLSDVERETLETAVTDGYFQSPRGATLGNLADEFGVSKPAVSKNLRRGQQKMIQRVVDALDELEE, from the coding sequence ATGATAGACATCACGATGGACATGGAGCAGTACGACTGCCCGTTCATCGACACCACCGACGACCACGAGGTGGCGTTCTCGGCCATCCAGTGGGACTTCGACCGGGTCGAAGAGCAACTGGAGACCCGGATGGTCGTGGAAGGCGACGACCGGTCTGCGCTCGACGCCGGACTCGGTGCGTTAGACGACCACGACAACATGCGCGACTACAAACTCCTCACTCGCCGAGACAACGTCGCCCGCATCCGAACCGTCATCTCCGAGACCGACGCGATGGGGACCATCCGGGAGAACGGTGGCTACGTCACCGGTCCGTTCTACATCGAGAGCGGGAGCGAGGTCTGGCACGTCGGCTTCGACGGCGTCGAGGAGGCCGACACCACGCTGTCGGAACTCGAACGGGGCAACGAGTACGACGTGCTCGAACGCAAGAACACCGAACTCCCCGAGATGCAGGGGTTCGTCCAGAACGCGGGCGCGGCGATGACGCTCATAGAGGGCTGTCGTGACCTCTCGGACGTGGAGCGCGAGACGCTCGAAACCGCCGTCACCGACGGCTACTTCCAGAGTCCGCGCGGTGCGACTCTCGGGAATTTGGCCGACGAGTTTGGCGTCTCGAAGCCCGCGGTGTCGAAGAACCTGCGGCGGGGCCAACAGAAGATGATTCAGCGCGTCGTGGACGCACTCGACGAGTTAGAGGAGTAA
- a CDS encoding MFS transporter, which translates to MDVRALLRSDDDNSERWRSVFAIAGWQTAASLCYYSIFAATAFVREGFEISRTLVGVFLTAAMVGYTLNLFPSGAAVDGFGESKVMIAGLLALGGGVVAVSLAPTYAILLAASVLLGAAYATAMPASNKGIVAAAPRGRENLAMGIKQVGVTAGSGAASLVVTGVAAVAAWQLGFWTIAVVAVGYAAIFALTYSGTDGSGSLSRPDFSGLGQNRAYLLLVAAGLFVGATIFSMLGYVILYVQDVVAASAAAGGVVLALAQVTGSVGRVGSGSLADRLGDAHGAATVSLAQLAGAVVLFALLAFGDLSLTVAAVVFGALGLTVLGMTGVYYSCLSDIVASEDVGTATAGGQTAINVGGLLTPPAFGFLADTFGYDAGWAMLAVLTVCGTLLLWGVRRETARE; encoded by the coding sequence GTGGACGTTCGCGCGCTGCTCCGTTCCGACGACGACAACTCCGAGCGCTGGCGGTCGGTGTTCGCCATCGCTGGCTGGCAGACTGCGGCGAGTCTCTGCTACTACAGCATCTTCGCGGCCACCGCGTTCGTCCGCGAGGGGTTCGAAATTTCGCGCACCCTGGTCGGCGTCTTCCTGACTGCCGCGATGGTCGGCTACACGCTCAACCTCTTTCCGAGCGGCGCGGCCGTCGATGGGTTCGGCGAGTCCAAAGTGATGATTGCAGGACTGCTCGCACTCGGTGGCGGCGTCGTCGCCGTCTCGCTGGCACCGACCTACGCCATCCTACTCGCAGCGAGCGTCCTCCTCGGGGCGGCCTACGCGACGGCGATGCCAGCCTCGAACAAGGGCATCGTGGCCGCCGCACCGAGAGGTCGAGAAAATCTTGCCATGGGCATCAAGCAGGTCGGCGTCACCGCCGGAAGCGGTGCGGCCTCGCTCGTCGTCACGGGCGTCGCGGCCGTCGCCGCGTGGCAACTCGGCTTCTGGACAATCGCCGTCGTTGCAGTTGGCTACGCCGCCATCTTCGCGCTGACGTACAGTGGCACCGACGGGTCGGGGTCGCTTTCGCGTCCGGACTTCTCGGGACTCGGCCAGAACAGGGCCTATCTGCTCTTGGTCGCCGCAGGACTGTTCGTCGGCGCGACCATCTTCTCGATGCTCGGCTACGTTATCCTCTACGTGCAGGACGTGGTGGCCGCGAGCGCGGCCGCTGGGGGCGTCGTCCTCGCACTGGCGCAGGTGACCGGGAGTGTCGGCCGGGTCGGAAGCGGGTCGCTCGCGGACCGCCTCGGCGACGCCCACGGGGCGGCGACCGTCTCGCTCGCGCAACTCGCGGGTGCCGTGGTGCTGTTCGCCCTGCTCGCGTTTGGAGACCTTTCGCTCACCGTCGCCGCAGTTGTCTTCGGCGCGCTCGGTCTCACCGTCCTCGGGATGACCGGCGTCTACTACTCCTGCCTGAGCGACATCGTGGCCAGTGAGGACGTTGGGACTGCGACTGCTGGTGGGCAGACTGCAATCAACGTGGGTGGACTGCTGACTCCGCCTGCGTTTGGGTTTTTGGCCGATACTTTCGGATACGATGCAGGATGGGCGATGCTCGCGGTGTTGACTGTTTGTGGAACGCTGTTGCTGTGGGGCGTTCGGCGGGAGACAGCGAGGGAGTGA
- a CDS encoding SDR family oxidoreductase, whose protein sequence is MTDEVSSPELTADDVLRIDDDRFVAENVALVTGAASGIGRATALALAENGLTVVGTDMDEDGLAGTDQKAADLGVEGTVETVVGDLREDVPEIVGRAANHGNITYLANVAGMQHIDPIEEFPMDTYDAMQDVMVRAPVELAKHCLPHMRESGDDMRDSSNGFGCVGNMASVHGHYVTSDKVAYNVAKFGLRGLTQSIAAEGDGVRSFSISTGYVKTPLVTDQIPDTADQRGISVQEVVEDVMLGQSRTTEMMTPAEVANLFVFGFSKHASHLNGGDLKFDDGMTLTYE, encoded by the coding sequence GTGACAGACGAAGTCTCCTCGCCCGAATTGACAGCGGACGACGTGTTGCGAATCGACGACGACCGATTCGTCGCCGAAAACGTCGCGCTCGTGACTGGCGCGGCCTCCGGTATCGGACGCGCGACAGCACTCGCCCTCGCAGAGAACGGTCTGACCGTCGTCGGCACCGACATGGACGAGGATGGTCTCGCCGGGACAGACCAGAAGGCCGCCGATCTCGGTGTAGAAGGAACTGTGGAGACTGTCGTCGGAGACCTGCGCGAAGACGTGCCGGAAATCGTAGGGAGGGCCGCCAACCACGGAAACATCACCTACCTCGCCAACGTCGCCGGGATGCAGCACATCGACCCCATCGAGGAGTTCCCGATGGACACCTACGACGCGATGCAGGACGTGATGGTCCGCGCGCCGGTCGAACTGGCGAAGCATTGCCTGCCCCACATGCGTGAGTCGGGCGACGACATGCGCGACTCTTCGAACGGCTTCGGTTGCGTCGGCAACATGGCGTCGGTCCATGGCCACTACGTCACCAGCGACAAGGTGGCCTACAACGTGGCGAAGTTCGGCCTCCGGGGACTCACCCAGTCGATTGCGGCGGAGGGAGACGGCGTGCGCTCCTTTTCGATTTCGACGGGCTACGTGAAGACGCCGCTCGTCACCGATCAGATTCCGGATACGGCCGACCAGCGAGGAATTTCGGTGCAAGAAGTCGTGGAGGACGTGATGCTGGGGCAGTCTCGAACGACCGAAATGATGACGCCTGCGGAGGTCGCCAACCTGTTCGTCTTCGGCTTCTCGAAGCACGCCAGTCATCTCAATGGCGGCGATTTGAAATTCGACGACGGGATGACGTTGACGTACGAGTAG
- a CDS encoding ABC transporter substrate-binding protein: MDENLSRRQWLTALGATGTAGLAGCMGGDEGGQNTTTDGGTTNSGMNDTTAKTTTAANVSGKVKIGVLQPTSGDLKYYGQQGLWGFYSGLAYKGNTDPITGSSTGKQTVTVGDVDYELIVRDTKFSADTAQSLATDLVKNEEVDMLFGCASSGSANRVIKTVVNQAQVPYMAGPAASADITASSETCGNLVFRASENTAMDARSGGKYVANQTDVSKVYLFGADYSFGKAVVNNYEQVLKDEGIEIVGKKFVPRGYKEWKGLLDNAQKAGAEGIVGGFTVATLPALFTQVLNGDYDFRVFGGFATQITNSIVGGTLKKALGDLTKEKLANTKLGPFTTRYHWNQYDNDINNKFVDMYTNAYGVVPDLFTSGTFTAASAIVQAVNASGSTEGKDIANALSGMTVKDTPKGEGGYVFQKYNNQARSSMTVADPVPTTDEWAENWDAPIMPGKPLTTISGKKSTIPKSGVDCSL; the protein is encoded by the coding sequence GTGGACGAGAACCTTTCACGACGACAGTGGCTCACCGCACTCGGCGCGACCGGAACGGCCGGTCTCGCTGGCTGTATGGGCGGCGACGAAGGTGGACAGAACACGACGACTGACGGCGGCACGACGAACTCCGGCATGAACGACACCACGGCGAAGACGACGACGGCGGCGAACGTCTCCGGAAAGGTGAAAATCGGCGTCCTTCAGCCGACCTCCGGCGACCTCAAGTACTACGGTCAGCAGGGTCTCTGGGGCTTCTACTCCGGGCTCGCCTACAAGGGCAACACCGACCCCATCACCGGGTCGAGTACGGGCAAGCAGACGGTGACGGTCGGCGACGTAGACTACGAACTCATCGTGCGCGACACGAAGTTCAGCGCCGACACGGCTCAGTCGCTAGCGACCGACCTCGTGAAGAACGAAGAGGTAGACATGCTCTTTGGCTGTGCCTCTTCAGGGTCGGCCAACCGCGTCATCAAGACGGTCGTCAATCAGGCGCAGGTTCCGTACATGGCCGGTCCCGCCGCGTCTGCCGACATTACGGCGAGTTCCGAGACTTGTGGTAACCTCGTCTTCCGAGCGAGCGAGAACACCGCGATGGACGCCCGCTCGGGCGGGAAGTACGTCGCCAACCAGACCGACGTGAGCAAGGTCTACCTCTTCGGAGCGGACTACTCGTTCGGCAAAGCGGTCGTGAACAACTACGAGCAGGTGCTGAAAGACGAGGGCATCGAAATCGTCGGCAAGAAGTTCGTTCCGCGCGGCTACAAAGAGTGGAAAGGACTGCTCGACAACGCCCAGAAGGCGGGCGCAGAGGGCATCGTCGGTGGGTTCACCGTCGCCACACTGCCCGCGCTGTTCACTCAGGTCCTCAACGGCGACTACGACTTCCGCGTGTTCGGCGGCTTCGCGACCCAGATTACCAACAGCATCGTCGGCGGCACGCTCAAGAAGGCGCTGGGCGACCTGACGAAGGAGAAGTTGGCTAACACGAAACTCGGGCCGTTCACGACGCGCTACCACTGGAACCAGTACGACAACGACATCAACAACAAGTTCGTGGACATGTACACCAACGCCTACGGCGTCGTGCCTGACCTGTTCACCTCCGGGACGTTCACCGCCGCGTCGGCCATCGTGCAGGCGGTCAACGCGAGCGGTTCGACCGAAGGCAAAGACATCGCCAACGCGCTCAGTGGGATGACGGTCAAGGACACGCCGAAGGGCGAAGGCGGCTACGTCTTCCAGAAATACAACAATCAGGCCCGGTCCTCGATGACCGTCGCGGACCCGGTGCCGACCACCGACGAGTGGGCGGAAAACTGGGACGCGCCGATAATGCCGGGCAAACCGCTCACCACGATTTCGGGCAAGAAATCGACCATCCCGAAAAGCGGCGTCGATTGCTCGCTGTGA
- a CDS encoding ABC transporter ATP-binding protein, whose translation MLRTTGLTKEFGGLTAVDDVDFALEDEELCSLIGPNGAGKTTFFNLLTGTLTPTRGTVELQKESGWREITEEEPHETASLGLHRSYQITNVFPTSTVLENVRVAAQSHSDDSAKFWRNAGAFDRHTEEAHAILERVGLADEAHTVAQSLSHGAKRQLEVGVALAGDPEVLLLDEPNAGVSSESVDQIIDLIEDVATDHAVLLVEHNMDIVMNVSDRVVVLNQGAVIAEGEPEEVRGDPTVQEAYLGGYEAGSLSASESEEATDPEEGAA comes from the coding sequence ATGTTGCGAACCACGGGCTTGACGAAAGAGTTCGGCGGTCTCACGGCCGTCGATGACGTAGACTTCGCGTTGGAGGACGAGGAACTCTGCTCACTCATCGGACCGAACGGCGCGGGCAAGACGACGTTCTTCAACCTCCTGACGGGGACGCTCACCCCGACGCGGGGTACTGTCGAGTTGCAGAAGGAGAGCGGTTGGCGCGAGATTACCGAAGAGGAGCCACACGAAACGGCCAGCCTCGGTCTGCACCGCTCGTACCAGATTACGAACGTCTTCCCGACCAGCACGGTGTTGGAGAACGTCCGCGTGGCCGCACAGTCACATAGCGACGACTCCGCGAAGTTCTGGCGCAACGCCGGAGCCTTCGACCGCCACACCGAGGAGGCCCACGCCATCCTCGAACGTGTCGGACTCGCAGACGAAGCCCACACCGTGGCCCAGAGCCTGAGCCACGGCGCGAAGCGCCAGCTAGAGGTCGGCGTTGCGCTCGCTGGTGACCCCGAAGTGCTCCTGCTGGACGAACCGAACGCGGGCGTCTCTTCGGAGAGCGTGGACCAAATCATCGACCTCATCGAGGACGTGGCGACGGACCACGCGGTCCTGCTGGTCGAGCACAACATGGACATCGTGATGAACGTCTCCGACCGCGTCGTCGTGCTGAATCAGGGCGCGGTCATCGCAGAGGGCGAACCGGAAGAAGTCCGGGGCGACCCCACAGTGCAGGAAGCGTACCTCGGCGGCTACGAGGCCGGAAGCTTGAGCGCCAGCGAGTCCGAGGAAGCGACCGACCCAGAGGAGGGAGCGGCGTGA
- a CDS encoding ABC transporter ATP-binding protein: MTLLEVEDAHTYYGESHILEGVSLEVEEGEVVALVGRNGVGKTTTLRTILQLTAPREGTVRYRGEDVTGHNTHEVADMGVGWIPEGRRIFTQLSVEENVRVAVPDGRNVSEAVEDAFETFPDLREHADRDAGNLSGGQQQMLAIARALVGDNDLLLVDEPSEGLAPLIVERVANALNDAAADTTILLVEQNLPLALDLADRFYVIDNGQVVEEGDADAASADDERLRRYLSA; the protein is encoded by the coding sequence ATGACCCTTCTCGAAGTCGAAGACGCCCACACGTACTACGGCGAGAGCCACATCCTCGAAGGCGTCTCGCTCGAAGTCGAAGAAGGAGAAGTCGTCGCTCTCGTCGGCCGCAACGGCGTCGGCAAGACGACGACGCTCCGAACTATCCTCCAACTCACCGCGCCCCGCGAGGGAACAGTCAGATATCGCGGGGAAGACGTGACAGGCCACAACACCCACGAAGTCGCGGACATGGGCGTCGGTTGGATTCCAGAAGGTAGACGAATCTTCACGCAACTCTCCGTCGAGGAGAACGTCCGCGTGGCAGTGCCAGACGGAAGAAACGTCTCGGAAGCGGTCGAAGACGCCTTCGAGACGTTTCCGGACCTGCGCGAGCACGCCGACAGAGACGCCGGAAATCTCTCTGGCGGCCAACAGCAGATGTTGGCCATCGCTCGTGCGTTGGTCGGCGACAACGACCTGCTGCTCGTAGACGAACCGAGCGAAGGTCTCGCGCCGCTCATCGTCGAGCGAGTCGCGAACGCGCTCAACGACGCGGCCGCCGACACGACGATTCTGCTGGTCGAGCAGAACCTGCCGCTCGCACTCGACTTGGCCGACCGCTTCTACGTCATCGACAACGGACAGGTCGTGGAGGAAGGTGACGCGGACGCCGCGTCTGCGGACGACGAGCGACTCAGGAGGTATCTCAGCGCATGA
- a CDS encoding branched-chain amino acid ABC transporter permease, which yields MNSILFLDALGQFLQPDNLASVLVDGLAKAALYVMIAGGLTLIFGLMGVLNFAHGSLTMIGAYLGGLLMVLAVGQASGPGTRLLTFFLALAATFALLAGLGGAMEVTLIRRLYDRPPVYQILLTFGLTLILDELVRIVVLFYGLQPTSEWQAALGTKPGFLSSSVDLGIISVAGLDLFEIAVGALTVGALWAFLTRTRYGLIIRAGSEDAEMTEALGIDVRRVFTVVFALGAGVAGAAGVLLMWDASWGASVPLASHTLLPAFVVVIIGGLGTFRGTVVAAVIVGLTDAVMSWWFINEIDFAGLPQMTIFLILVVMLILRPQGLFGVEEVGGH from the coding sequence ATGAACTCGATACTGTTCCTCGACGCGCTCGGGCAGTTCCTCCAACCGGACAACCTCGCGTCCGTCCTCGTAGACGGACTCGCCAAGGCCGCCCTCTACGTGATGATTGCGGGCGGACTCACGCTCATCTTCGGTCTGATGGGCGTGTTGAACTTCGCACACGGCTCGCTGACGATGATCGGCGCGTATCTAGGCGGCCTGTTGATGGTCCTCGCCGTCGGGCAGGCCAGCGGTCCGGGCACGCGACTGCTGACCTTCTTCCTCGCGCTCGCCGCGACGTTCGCGCTTCTCGCCGGACTCGGCGGTGCGATGGAGGTCACCTTGATACGGCGACTGTATGACCGGCCGCCGGTCTACCAGATACTGCTCACCTTCGGGCTGACCCTCATCTTGGACGAACTGGTCCGTATCGTCGTGTTGTTCTACGGACTCCAACCGACCAGCGAGTGGCAGGCCGCACTGGGCACGAAACCCGGTTTCCTCAGCAGTTCGGTGGACCTCGGCATCATCTCGGTCGCGGGGCTCGACCTGTTCGAAATCGCAGTCGGCGCGCTCACGGTGGGCGCGCTGTGGGCGTTCCTCACCCGAACGCGCTACGGCCTGATAATCCGCGCGGGGAGCGAGGACGCTGAAATGACCGAAGCGCTCGGCATCGACGTGCGCCGCGTGTTCACCGTCGTCTTCGCACTCGGCGCGGGCGTCGCGGGTGCGGCGGGCGTCCTGCTAATGTGGGACGCCTCGTGGGGTGCGAGCGTGCCGTTGGCTTCCCACACCCTGCTCCCGGCGTTCGTGGTCGTCATCATCGGCGGTCTCGGAACGTTCCGGGGCACCGTCGTCGCGGCGGTCATCGTCGGCCTGACCGACGCCGTGATGTCGTGGTGGTTCATCAACGAAATCGACTTCGCGGGACTGCCACAGATGACCATCTTCCTCATCCTCGTGGTGATGCTCATCCTGCGCCCACAGGGACTGTTCGGTGTCGAGGAGGTGGGCGGCCATTAG
- a CDS encoding branched-chain amino acid ABC transporter permease, producing the protein MYTVLLNSPLSSEMATVLPDIETMITVLYFALFAMSFDFISGYTGYLSFGHAAFYGTGAYFVILTSNGKIPGLATGTPFMLMLVLAGLAAVVLALLIGAVSFRLSGVYFAMITLGFSQVLYVFIRGWDYAASNPRDGPAVLERTDPFSIGIPGVDSLNLAIGQLAGDEVEGLLGVLNFGTTEVSYYMVGLVVLVCYFAMQRIIHSPFGKVMVAIRENEERAEAIGYNTFWYKLGAFGVSAFFAAVAGGLFAGFQRSVSPESTFYFTVAGDALLASIIGGFGTLAGPLYGYLFDESVTEFLSKSGEGGGLLPYLRDHLGEGTLSTEVFNGLTVQEGIDTFLNGHAELYVGAVFILFVLFVPNGLLGTVRDRLGGHVGKQVAARLRGDER; encoded by the coding sequence ATCTACACGGTCCTGCTGAACTCCCCACTGAGTTCCGAGATGGCGACGGTGCTGCCGGACATCGAGACGATGATAACGGTGCTGTACTTCGCGCTGTTCGCCATGTCGTTCGACTTCATCAGCGGCTACACGGGCTACCTATCCTTCGGCCACGCGGCGTTCTACGGGACAGGCGCGTACTTCGTCATCCTCACGTCGAACGGGAAGATTCCGGGACTCGCCACGGGCACGCCGTTCATGCTGATGCTCGTCTTGGCAGGACTCGCGGCCGTCGTCTTAGCGCTACTCATCGGCGCGGTGTCGTTCCGACTGTCGGGCGTCTACTTCGCCATGATTACGCTTGGCTTCTCACAGGTGCTGTACGTGTTCATCCGTGGGTGGGACTACGCGGCGAGTAACCCCCGCGACGGCCCGGCCGTGTTGGAACGAACCGACCCGTTCAGCATCGGAATTCCTGGTGTAGACTCGCTGAACCTCGCCATCGGCCAACTCGCAGGCGACGAAGTAGAGGGCCTGCTCGGTGTCCTCAACTTCGGGACGACCGAGGTGTCCTACTACATGGTCGGCCTCGTCGTGCTGGTCTGCTACTTCGCCATGCAGCGCATCATCCACTCGCCGTTCGGCAAGGTGATGGTCGCCATCCGCGAGAACGAAGAGCGCGCCGAAGCCATCGGTTACAACACGTTCTGGTACAAGCTCGGCGCGTTCGGGGTCAGTGCGTTCTTCGCTGCCGTCGCTGGCGGCCTCTTTGCAGGCTTCCAGCGCTCTGTCTCGCCGGAGAGTACGTTCTACTTCACCGTCGCCGGGGACGCCCTACTCGCGTCCATCATCGGCGGGTTCGGCACGTTGGCCGGACCACTGTACGGCTACCTCTTCGACGAGTCGGTGACGGAGTTCCTCTCGAAATCCGGAGAGGGAGGGGGACTGCTCCCGTACCTCCGAGACCACCTCGGCGAAGGGACGCTCTCGACCGAGGTGTTCAACGGCCTCACCGTACAGGAGGGCATCGACACCTTCCTGAACGGCCACGCAGAGCTGTACGTCGGCGCGGTGTTCATCCTGTTCGTGCTGTTCGTCCCGAATGGACTGCTCGGCACGGTCCGGGACCGACTCGGCGGCCACGTCGGCAAGCAAGTCGCCGCGCGACTGCGGGGTGACGAACGATGA
- a CDS encoding 3-oxoacyl-ACP synthase: protein MSESRQVTDADPVALTGYGVYVPEEVITGQAIAEQSGVPEEVVVEKMGVREKRVCPTDGDNVTDMSVKAAEQALADAELDAEDLDMVLYHGSEYKDYVVWSAAANVAERLGTDDAFAVESYALCAGAPLAIRQAKSQLLADAPETVLLVSASREEDLVDYENEASSFMFNFGSGASAAVLETDPANERARAVVRESAALTDGSFSEDVIMPAGGSREPTTHATVDAGLHTLDVPDPDGMKERLADVSLANFLDVADDALERSGYDRDDLDFVALTHMKRSFHDLLTEKLDAKNYYLDEYGHVQSVDQLLALDEGLARGKVESGDTVLFLAAGTGYTWAATVLEWRG from the coding sequence ATGAGCGAGTCACGACAAGTGACTGACGCAGACCCCGTCGCGCTCACCGGCTACGGCGTCTACGTGCCCGAAGAAGTTATCACGGGCCAAGCAATCGCCGAGCAGAGCGGGGTTCCCGAGGAAGTCGTGGTCGAGAAGATGGGCGTCCGAGAGAAACGCGTCTGTCCCACAGACGGGGACAACGTCACGGACATGTCGGTGAAAGCCGCCGAGCAGGCACTCGCCGACGCCGAACTCGACGCCGAGGACCTCGACATGGTGCTGTACCATGGGAGCGAGTACAAGGACTACGTCGTCTGGAGCGCCGCGGCGAACGTCGCCGAGCGACTCGGCACGGACGACGCATTCGCAGTCGAGAGCTACGCACTCTGTGCAGGCGCGCCGCTGGCGATTCGACAGGCGAAATCGCAGTTGCTCGCCGACGCGCCCGAAACCGTCCTGCTCGTCTCCGCGAGCAGGGAGGAAGACCTCGTAGACTACGAGAACGAGGCTTCGTCGTTCATGTTCAACTTCGGGAGCGGTGCGAGCGCCGCAGTATTAGAAACTGACCCCGCCAACGAGCGCGCCCGCGCCGTCGTTCGCGAGAGCGCGGCACTCACCGACGGCAGTTTCTCGGAGGACGTAATCATGCCCGCAGGTGGGTCTCGTGAACCGACCACGCACGCGACGGTTGACGCGGGCTTGCACACCCTCGACGTGCCCGACCCCGACGGCATGAAAGAACGCCTCGCCGACGTGAGTTTGGCGAACTTCCTCGACGTGGCAGACGACGCCCTCGAACGGTCCGGCTACGACCGCGACGACCTCGATTTCGTCGCGCTTACGCACATGAAGCGGTCGTTCCACGATCTGCTTACGGAGAAGTTGGACGCGAAGAACTACTATCTGGACGAGTACGGACACGTCCAGAGCGTGGACCAACTGCTCGCGCTGGACGAGGGGCTTGCGAGAGGCAAGGTCGAGTCGGGTGACACCGTTCTGTTCCTCGCCGCGGGTACCGGCTACACCTGGGCCGCGACGGTGCTTGAGTGGCGGGGTTGA
- a CDS encoding dihydrolipoyl dehydrogenase — translation MKEFDFLVIGSGSGLDVANVAINRGQSVAVVEKGPLGGTCLNRGCIPSKLLLYHADVLETIERADEFHIDAEVSDVAFSDIVQVVTEKVEGEAESIRRGLRSSSGHELFEGEGRFVDERTIEITDGVDAGTRIRAETVTIAAGTRPAIPPIDGLDEVDYLTSTEALKLETVPDRLAIVGGGYIAAELGHFFGTFGGDVTIIGRRPNLLPEADEEVAEAFTERYADRFSVHTGYAATDVWEEDGSVVVEARPYEYGERGGIIEDGDFITVTGDELLIAAGRVPNSDTLNLPTAGVATDNRGFVETDKYLRTTAENVWALGDIVGEYLLKHSANHEARTVARNIFGSERQPIDYSAMPFAVFASPEVAGVGAKEGDLRAAGREYATNTYQYQDTARGDAMKADGFVKVLIDLDGDILGCHIIGPDASTLIQEVVVAMKAGTGTIQDIRDAVHIHPALPEVVQRAFSGQFTRSNQGHDHHHH, via the coding sequence ATGAAGGAGTTCGACTTCCTCGTCATCGGGTCGGGTTCCGGTCTCGACGTAGCGAACGTCGCAATAAATCGCGGCCAGTCCGTCGCCGTCGTGGAAAAGGGGCCACTCGGCGGAACTTGCCTCAATCGCGGCTGTATCCCTTCGAAGCTGTTGCTGTATCACGCGGACGTTCTCGAAACAATCGAGCGCGCGGACGAGTTCCATATCGACGCAGAAGTTAGCGACGTCGCGTTCTCCGACATCGTCCAAGTGGTGACAGAGAAGGTGGAAGGAGAGGCCGAGTCTATCCGCCGTGGACTGCGCTCTTCCTCCGGACACGAACTTTTCGAGGGCGAAGGTCGATTCGTAGACGAACGTACCATCGAAATCACTGACGGTGTGGACGCAGGCACGCGAATTCGAGCCGAGACGGTCACCATCGCAGCCGGAACGCGCCCGGCGATTCCACCCATCGATGGTCTCGACGAGGTCGATTACCTGACGAGTACCGAAGCACTCAAGCTGGAAACAGTACCGGACCGCCTCGCCATCGTCGGTGGCGGATACATCGCAGCAGAACTCGGACACTTCTTCGGGACGTTCGGCGGCGACGTGACGATAATCGGGCGGCGACCGAACCTCCTCCCAGAAGCCGACGAAGAGGTCGCTGAGGCGTTCACCGAACGATACGCCGACCGATTCAGCGTTCACACCGGGTACGCAGCCACCGACGTTTGGGAGGAAGACGGGTCCGTAGTCGTCGAAGCACGTCCATACGAATACGGCGAGCGAGGAGGAATCATCGAAGATGGCGACTTCATCACGGTGACCGGCGACGAGTTACTGATTGCGGCTGGACGCGTTCCAAACTCCGATACGCTGAATCTCCCGACTGCTGGCGTGGCGACCGACAACCGGGGATTCGTCGAGACCGACAAGTACCTGCGAACGACCGCGGAGAACGTCTGGGCACTCGGCGACATCGTCGGTGAATATCTGCTGAAACACAGTGCAAACCACGAGGCTCGGACGGTCGCTCGAAACATCTTCGGTAGCGAGCGACAGCCAATCGACTACAGTGCGATGCCGTTCGCCGTGTTCGCTTCTCCCGAGGTTGCTGGCGTCGGAGCGAAAGAAGGGGACCTTCGAGCTGCCGGAAGAGAATATGCGACGAACACGTACCAGTATCAGGACACTGCTCGTGGGGACGCGATGAAAGCCGATGGCTTCGTGAAAGTTCTCATCGACCTGGACGGGGACATCCTCGGCTGTCACATCATCGGCCCGGACGCCTCGACGCTCATACAGGAGGTCGTCGTCGCGATGAAAGCAGGGACCGGGACGATACAGGATATTCGGGACGCAGTGCACATTCACCCGGCACTTCCAGAGGTCGTCCAGCGAGCGTTTTCGGGACAGTTCACCCGGAGTAACCAAGGCCACGACCACCACCATCACTGA